The sequence GCAGTCCCTGATTTTTCCATTCGATCTAGGGCAATTAATACCGCAACTGGCTCAGCTCCTGCAGACCGAATCAAATCAACAGATTCACGGACGGACGTTCCTGCTGAAATGACATCATCCACAATGACTACCTTGCCTTGGACTGGGGCGCCTACCAAAGAACCGCCCTCGCCATGATCTTTGGCTTCCTTACGGTTATATGCGTAAGGTACATTGCGTCCTTGATCAGCCAGAGCAATTGCTGTAGATGCCACCAAGGTGATTCCTTTATAGGCTGGACCATACAACATATCAAATTGAATTTGAGAGTTGCTTAAGGCTTGGGCGTAGTAACGGCCAAGGCTACTTAATCTCTTGCCATCATTAAAGCCGCCGGCATTAAAAAAATAAGGAGATAGTCGTCCTGCTTTAGTTTTAAACTCGCCAAAGGACAAAACCTTTGCCTCTAAGGCAAAACGAATAAAGTTATCTTGATTAGAATTTTCTGAGCTCATAGGCCTCCATGTTACGCATCATTTCCGCTAACCTCAACGGTATTCGTTCGGCAGCCAAAAAAGGCTTTCTGCCATGGGCAATTGCTCAAAAGGCAGACTTCATCTGCATGCAAGAGCTCAAAGCCCAGCGGGACGATCTAGAGGAAGATATTCTCAATCCCACTGGACTTAAAGGCTACTTTCATCATGCCGAAAAAAAGGGTTACAGCGGGTGTGGAATTTATACCCCTCACCAACCCGATGATGTGCTCTATGGCTTTGGTAATGCTGAGTTTGATGCTGAAGGTCGCTACGTTGAGGCTCGCTTTAAAAAACTGTCTGTAATCTCCGTCTATATGCCATCCGGCTCGAGCTCAGAAGAAAGACAGGAAGCCAAGTTTCGCTATCTTGAGGCTTTTTTACCTCATCTGGTCAAACTGAAAAAATCTGGCCGTGAAATTGTGCTGTGTGGCGATGTCAATATTGCCCATCAAGAAATTGATCTCAAGAACTGGAAAGGCAACCTCAAGAACTCAGGCTTCTTACCCGAGGAGCGAGCCTGGCTCACGAACTTATTCGACAAGGTTGGCTATGTTGATATCTATCGTCGACTTGAACCCAAGACAAGTGATGAGTGCTATACCTGGTGGAGCCAGCGCGGGCAAGCCTATGCAAAGAATGTTGGGTGGCGAATTGACTATCAAATTGCTACGCCAGCAATTGCAGCTAGCGCTAAGAAAGCTTCGGTGTATAAAAGCGAACGCTTTTCAGATCATGCACCTCTAATCATAGATTACGATTGGTCGATCTAGGGTTCGTACGAAGGATGCACTTGTGTGGTGTGATTCCATGGTGCAATCTTTATTAACAAAAGCATTCCTGGAATCGCTAAAGCAAAACACAACATAAAGAAATTAAACCAACCCAAGGCTTCAACGATATATCCCGTAATGGCATTGATGAAGGTACGAGGTACTGCTGCGAGGCTGGTAAACAAAGCAAATTGGGTAGCGGTGTAACGTGGGTCTGTTACTTGCGCAATGAATGAAGTAAACGCAGCCGTTCCCAAACCAACTGCGAAGGCTTCAAACCCAATCACCCAAGCCAAGACCCAAGGGCTTAAACCAACCTTAGCCAAAATAGCAAAACCTAAAATAGCCAAGGCCTGCAAGAGGCCAAAGATCCAGAGTCCACGGGCAATCGTGATCTTCTGCAACCAGTAGGCCCCCAAAAATCCTCCTGCTAGGCTAGCCCATAAGCCTGCGTTCTTGGCTACTAAACCAATCTGGGTTCTAGTGAAGCCTAAGTCCATATAAAAGGGGGTCGCCAGTGCGGTCGCCATCGAATCGCCGAGCTTATATAGAAAAATAAACGCCAAGATGGTCAGTGCAAAGCCCCAGCCTTTACGAGAAATAAATTCTTTAAATGGCTCTAGTACTGCCTCACGCAAAGTGTGTGGTGGTGTGCCACGCAAAGTTGGTTCAGGCAGCATCAATGTGACGATAGGCCCGATTGCAATGAATGCGCCAGTAATCATGAATACCGTAGACCAGGGCAGATAATCCGAGAGGATTAATGAAAGTGATCCTGGAACTAAAGTGGATAACTTATACGCGTTTACGAAGAGCGCAGTACCCGACCCCAATTGCTCATCGCTTAACCATTCGCGACGATAGGCATCCACCACAATGTCTTGGCTGGCTGAAAAGAACGCAACCACTGCTGCTAAGCCAACGACAATCCAGATTTCAGAAACGGGATTGAAAAAGCCCATTCCCATTACTGCAAGCATCGTAATGATTTGGGTGACCAGCATCCAACCACGCCGTCTTCCTAAAAAAGGTAAGGGGAAACGATCTAAAAAAGGGGACCACAAGAACTTCCAGGTATAGGGAAAGCCAACCAATGCGAATAAACCAATGGCCTTGAGATCTACGCCCTCGGACTTGAGCCAAGCCGAGAGCAAGTTATAGAGAATGAATAAAGGCAAGCCACTCGCAAAGCCTAAAAAAGCACAGGCAATAAACGCCCTAGTATTGCTGGGAACGCTGTAGCTTGTCTGAATATTACTCAACAGATTCTGAAATGGTTAAGCGCGAGAAATGCGGAACAACGCAAGACTTCCAAAGAGATTAGGCAGCAAAGTCACTTCACGACCATCATGCAAGATGCATTGATCAATGACTTTCAAGCCGAGATTGGATGCGAGCTTCTCAAAGTCTGCCACTGTCAGCACCCTAACGTTGGGCGTGTTGTACCACTGATAAGGAAGGCTCTTAGATACCGGCATATGCCCCAAACCGACTGCAAGGCGATGTGACCAATGGCCAAAATTCGGAAAAGAAATGATTGACTCTTTGCCCACTCGAACCACTTCACGCAAAATCTTCTCAGTTTGATGAATGGTTTGTAATGTTTGTGAAAGTACGACAGTATCAAAGCTATCGTTCTCAAATAAGGCTAAGCCACCTTCAAGGTCTTGCTGAATCACATTTAACCCCTTGTGCACACACGAGAGGACTCTTGAGTCATCTATCTCTACACCATAGGCATGAACCGGTTTTTGCTCTTGCAAATATTCCAGAAAGCTACCATCGCCACAACCCAAGTCAAGCACTTGGCTATTAGGGGCTATCCACTTAGCTATCGCTTGAAAGTCGCTGCGGATCATCTGCGAGCCTCATGCATTTGATCAAAATACGCTCGAATTAAATGGTGATAACGTGGGTCATCTAGTAAAAAAGCATCGTGACCGTGTGGCGCATCGATTTCGGCATAACTAACTTCACTCTTATTGCTGAGCAAAGCCGCCACAATCTCTCGACTACGATTAGGCGGAAAGCGCCAATCCGTTGTAAAGCTGACCACTAGGAACTTGGCCTGCACTTCCGCTAATGCGCGTTGCAAACTGCCCTCATAACGACGTGCTGGATCGAAATAATCTAAAGCGCGCGTAATGAGTAAATATGTATTTGCATCAAAATACTTAGAGAATTTCTCGCCCTGGTGGCGTAAATAACTTTCTACTTCAAATTCAACATCAAAGCTAAAGCGATAATCATTGGATTCTCCAACTGGACGCTGGAGCTCTCGGCCAAACTTTTCTGCCATATCGTCATCAGACAGATAGGTAATGTGACCAACCATACGAGCCAGCTTTAAGCCTGACTTTGGTATTACATTGTGTGCATAGTAGTTGCCCCCATGAAAATCGGGGTCAGACAAAATTGCGTTACGTGCAACTTCATTAAATGCAATATTTTGTGCGCTCAATTTAGGAGTAGATGCAATCACCACACAATGCTCAATGCGCTTTGGAAATTGAATAGACCAAGCCATCGCTTGCATTCCACCCAAACTACCACCCATTACTGCTGCAAATTTACGAATACCTAATTTATCGGCAAGTCTGGCCTGGGTGTTTACCCAGTCTTCTACTGTAATAACAGGGAAGTCAGCGCCATAGGGTTTGCCAGTTGCGGAATTAAGACTCATTGGCCCAGTTGAACCAAAACAGGAACCCAAGTTATTGACGCCAATGACAAAAAAATGGTCTGTATCAATTGGCTTACCCGGACCAATCATGTTGTCCCACCAGCCGATATCCTCTGGATCATCTGGGCTTGGCCCTGCGACATGATGCGATGCGTTTAAGGCATGGCAAATTAGAACGGCATTGCTTTTTGCTGGATTAAGTCTGCCGTAGGTTTCAATAACTAAATCGTAGCCAGCCAATATGGCGCCACTCTGCAAAGGCAAGGGCTCGGCAAAATGGATTGTATTTCTAGAGAGGTGTAACTCGCTCATTCGGACAGAAGAATGCGCAGACTAATATCAGACGCATCAGTTGGTAGTTTTTTGAAACCACTACGTGCAAATCGATGCCAACGCCCCAAAACAAAGCTCATCAGCATTGCTGCTCGAATACTCACCTCTTCCTGACTAACCTGAGCCCACGCTCCACCCTGAGTCTGGGCAATGCGCAAGGCCTGCTTCAGAGAGGCCTCTACTCGATCTAGCACTTGAGTGATGCGTTCTTGCAAACGATCATCCTCTTGCAATAAAGCATCACCGAGTAGAACTCTGGTCATGCCAGGATTTTTTTCAGCGAAGAACAAGAGCATTTGCAAAATACCGCGGGCTTGAGCAAGCCCAGATTCTTCTTTTTGATTGATTTGATTAATTAATCCAAAAACGGTTTGCTCAATAAAAGCAATCAAGCCCTCGAACATTTGTGCTTTGCTAGCAAAATGACGGTAAAGCGCAGCCTCTGAGACTTGAATCTTCGCCGCTAGGGCTGCAGTGGTTACGCGCTCACCCTTAGGGTTTTGTAACATCTCAGCAAGGACTTGCAAAATTTGTAAGCGGCGCTCGCCAGGACGCGGACGTTTGCGCGTCTTATCAGCATCCATATTGCTCGCTGAATTCAAAGAATCTGGCATCTCTTATCGCTTATTCAATATCTATCGAGAACGAATCATCGTTCCGAAAGCTTGCTCAGTCAAAATTTCTAATAGTAGGGAGTGTTCAATTCTGCCATCAATAATATGAACTGAATTCACGCCACTTTTAGCTGCATCTAGCGCAGATGAAATCTTAGGCAGCATGCCTCCAGAAATCGTTCCATCTGCAAATAATTCATCAATCTCTCGAGCCGTTAAATCGGTTAGGAGCTTGCCATTCTTATCCAATACGCCAGGAATATTAGTCATCATCACCAATTTCTCAGCATGCAAAATTTCAGCCATCTTACCGGCCACCAAATCCGCATTAATGTTGTAGGCCTGACCTTCTGCGCTAAATCCAATTGGAGAGATCACCGGAATAAAAGCATCATCCTGAAGCGCCTTTACTACTGCGGGATTAATTGCTTCAATTTCACCTACGAAGCCAATATCAATATTTTGGCCACGCTTATTTTCATCAGGTACTAATAATTTTTTCGCATGAATCAAGCCGCCATCTTTTCCGGTTAAGCCCACTGCTTGGCCGCCGAAATGATTAATCAACATGACGATATCTTGCTGTACCTCACCACCCAGAACCCACTCGACTACTTCCATGGTTTCTTCATCGGTGACGCGCATCCCTTGAATAAAGGTGCCGACCTTACCAATCTTTTTGAGAGCCTCATCAATCTGGGGGCCGCCGCCGTGAACTACAACAGGATTCATGCCAACGAGCTTGAGCAAAATGACGTCGCGCGCAAAACTTTCTTTCAAGCGCTCTTCTACCATCGCATTACCACCGTACTTAATGACGATAGTCTTGCCATGATATTGACGAATGTAGGGCAATGCTTCTGCCAAAATCTCCGCCTTTAAGATTGGCGGAATATCGGCGAGCGAGGGTAATGAATTCGTCATCTGGGTGAGAATTTATTCGCCAAATAATTTTTGACGCAACTCGCGACGTTCTTGCGCCTCAAGGGATAAGTTCGCGGTGGGTCTTGCGATCAGGCGTGAAAGGCCAATCGGCTCGCCGGTCTCTTCGCACCAACCATAGTCACCAGACTCAATCCGGGCTAGAGCCTGCTCAACTTTTTTCAACAGTTTGCGCTCGCGATCACGAGTGCGCAATTCAAGCGCATGTTCTTCTTCAATCGTTGCCCGATCAGCTGGATCAGGAACCAAAATATTTTCACGTAAATGCTCGGTGGTCTCTGATGCATTCTTCAAGATATCGTCTTTTAAGGTTAGGAGCTTTTGACGGAAAAAATCCAATTGAGCGGCATTCATATACTCTTTGTCGGACATCTTCATTAAAGTCGCTTCAGTGAGTGGGGCGCCTTTGACTGCTTTGCTGGCTGTTTTCGCCGCCGCAGGTTTTGTTGCTGTTTTTACCGTCATTTCATTCTTTCCTGGATTTGAAGCATTATTGCCTCATTCTGCCAAAGTTTTACGACCTTTTATCAATATTTACTATGGCGGTGGATTGTATCGGAATCTGGCTCAGACCAAGCAGCCTTCTAGGCCAGCCATCAATGTGTCCTTTGGCAGATCGATGCCAATGAAGACCATGCGGGTTTGCTTGGGCTCAGTGCCCCATGGACCAGCTAAATCGCTACCCATCATCTGATGCACCCCCTGAAATACCACCTTACGGGGGCTACCTTTGACATAAAGGACCCCTTTATAGCGCAGCATCTTCTCGCCAAATACCTCCAAAATGCCGCCTAGGAAGTCTTCCAGCTTTTGATGATCAAAGGGTTTATCACTACGAAATACGAAAGACTGGATCCGATCTGTGTGCCCAGCGTGGCCATGATGGTCATGCGCATGGTCGTGGTCATGATGATGGTGCTCATGATCATGACTGTGGTCATGCCCACAAGTGCTGTGATCGTGATCATCTTGCTCCAGAAAATGAGGGTCAATGTCTAATTTGGCATTGAGATTGAAGCCTTTGAGATCCAAAACAGCATTGAGGGGCACCACCCCTTTGGCAATCCCCTGAATCGGTGCGCGAGGATTCATGTGCATTAAGCGATTTTTCAAGGCCTCCACTTCAGCCGGGCTAACAAGGTCTGTTTTAGTGATGAAGATTTGATCGGCAAAGCCCACCTGACGCTGAGCTTCCTCGTGCTCCGAAAGTTGCTGTTGACCATGCTTGGCATCCACCAGGGTCACCACTGCATCGAGAACATAGTGATCAGCAACATCGTCATCCATAAAGAAGGTCTGGGCTACAGGCCCTGGATTAGCGACTCCCGTGGTTTCAATCACAACCCGATCGAAGCTAATTTTTTTATCTTTACGTTCTTGCCAGAGGGCATTGAGCGCATCAACCAAGTCACCGCGGATCGTGCAACAGATGCAGCCATTACTCATCTGCACAATATTTTCTTGATGATCTTGAACCAAAATATCGTTGTCGATATTTTCTTCGCCGAATTCATTTTCAATCACAGCAATTTTTTTACCGTGCTGCTCAGTCAAAATATGTTTGAGAAGCGTTGTTTTGCCGCTGCCTAAAAAGCCAGTCAGGATTGTTACAGGAATTAATGCCATCGTAGGTCCATTCAAAATTCTGATTTCCCATCGGGGAAACTCATATCTTACCGAGTTGCTTAGCCCTTGCCCACTTTTGCTCGTGGGTGCGCTTTGTCATAGGCTTGAGCCAAATGTTGAAAATCCAAAGAGGTATAAATCTGGGTACTGGCAATGCTGGCGTGACCCAGCATCTCTTGAACAGCCCTCAAATCCTGAGACGATTGCAAAACGTGGCTGGCGAAGCTGTGCCGCATCATGTGGGGATGCACATGGGTTGGGAGCCCCGCTCTCATCGCTAATGTTTTAAGGCGTGCCTGGACCGTTCTTGGCGATAGGCGAGTCCCATTCGCTGAGATAAACAAGGCAATAGATTCAGTGGCATGAGGGGATGTATCACGCAGATCTCTCCAAGCCTTCAAGGAGCTCATGGCAGGTACGCCAACTGGTACTGAGCGTCGCTTACCGCCCTTGCCTAATACCGTTACTTCAGCAGCATCCCAGTCCAACCAGCCTGCTGACTCGTGTTGGCGATCCTTGCTCTGAAATACATCAATCCCCAATAACTCTGAAAGCCGTAAGCCTGATGAGTACAGCAAATCAACCAGGGCAGCGTCTCGCATACTCTCTAGATCGTTTTTCTCTTTAGCCTCTAGTACCGCCTGATTAACCAAAGCCAAGGCCTGCTCAACTGACAACGCCTTGGGCAGGGACTTCAAACGCTTGGGCGCTTTAACATCATCGACAGGGTTAGCGGTCAGACTATGTTTTGCTGAACGTGCATCTTTTTCGGTTACCCAATCGTACCAACCTCGCCATGCGGACAGCGCCCGGGCTATGGTTCTAGAGGATTTACCTTTGGCATGTAAGCGTCCTGCCCAAAGGCGAATGTGGGCATTGCTGACTTTGAGCAATTCGAGAGAATCTTCAATTGCAAAATTTTGCAAGATGGATAGATCTTGGCTGTACGCTTTTAATGTATGCGGTGAAAGTTGACGTAATACATGTAACTCATGCAAATACTCTTGCACAAGCGGATGAAGCGGCGCAGATTCAACTGCCGTTATCTTCATATGCTTTGACACGATCTAACGCGGCTGCCGTGAGTTCTGCAATCTGCTTTAAGTAGAAGGCGCCCATATCGGCGGTAAAGCGAGTCTCATCTTTGCTGGCCAACAAAAGTACAGCAGGTGATTGAGGTGTAGATGTACTTTTGCCAATTGGTAAACCAATCGCCACCATACTTTGCCACTCTGGATCAATCGCAGTTTGGGTTGCTAATAAATCTACGCTAGCGGCTGCCAGCTCTTTTGCTGATCCACACAAGGGGGTGTCGATCCAAGGACCGAACGCAGAATGGGGCGAGAGTAGCTGAGCACTATCGACTTCAAAAACTTCGGCTAGACCAATCGTTATCGCGCTCTCGACCTCTTCCTTCGTATTGGCGCGCATCAGCTGTAACAGCCAAGCAACTAGCGCTTGCTGGGTTTTGTCATTACGACTACCGAAATGTAGCATCTCGCTTAAGCGACGATTGAGCTCTTGATTTTGTGTACGTAGCAAAGTCATCTGCCGCTCTTGTAAAGAGATTGCGCGATCTTCGTGAGGATGTTTGAGACGAATCTCGTTCAATAGATTGGCATAACGTTCAAAGAAACCCGGGGTTGCTCGCAACCACTCTGCCACCAGCTCTTCTTGCTCAGCTTGTTTCGCATCAATTACGCTCATGAATCAATCTCTCTATTTAATCTTTAGCTTAACTTCTTACGTAGCAGTTCATTTACTTGCCCGGGATTGGCTTTACCCTGTGAAGCTTTCATGATTTGGCCAACCAAGGCATTGAATGCTTTTTCTTTACCCGAACGGAACTCTTCAACCGATTTTTGATTGGCTGCTAAGACCGCATCGATGATTGTCTCCAAGGCGCCACTATCACTGATTTGTTTTAGGCCCTTAGCATCAATAATTTGATCAACCGTGCTAATGGATTTTCCAGATAGCGCCTCTTCCCACAGAATCGCAAAAATATCTTTCGCAATCTTGTTTGAAATACTGCCGTCAGCAACCCGTTGTAATAAGGGGGCAAGTTGGGCGGCCTGCAGAGGCGAAGCAGCAGCAGAGATGCCAGACCGATTTAGTGAAGAGGCAAATTCACCAGCAATCAAATTGGCCGCAGCCTTAGCAAGTGGCTTGCCGGTTATTGCTAATAAGGCATCAAATAATTTAGCAGTATCGCGATCTTGTGTCAGGAGTTGGACATCATAGGCGCTCAAACCATACTCGCTTTGCCATTGCTGACGTAGTTGAGCGGGTAATGCTGGCATCGTTTCACGGACAGCAGTAATCCACGCATCATCAATTACTACTGGCAATAAATCAGGATCGGGGAAGTAGCGGTAATCATTAGCATCTTCTTTACTACGCATGCTACGAGTCTCACCACGATCGGGATCATAAAGACGCGTCTCTTGGACCACAGTGCCGCCATCTTCAATCAACTCAATTTGGCGACGAATCTCATACTGAATAGCTTCCTCTAAAAACCGGAAAGAGTTGAGATTTTTAATTTCGCAACGTGTACCAAATTCTTTTTGACCCATTGGGCGAACAGAAACGTTGGCATCGCAACGGAATGAACCCTCTTGCATATTGCCATCACATACACCTAACCACACTACCAAACTATGTAGGGTTTTGGCATACGCTACAGCCTCTGCAGCACTCCGCATCACGGGCTCAGTGACAATTTCCAATAAAGGGGTGCCTGCACGATTGAGGTCGATGCCGCTAGAAGCTTCGCCATGAGGACCAATGAAGCCTTCTTCATGAACTGACTTGCCAGCATCTTCCTCAAGATGTGCGCGGGTTAATTCAATCACCGTGATTTCATCGCCTACTAAGATTTCTAAACTGCCGCCCAAGACTACCGGAATTTCATACTGACTAATTTGGTAACCCTTAGGCAGATCAGGATAGAAATAATTTTTACGGGCAAAGATACTGGTGGGCGCAATCTTGGCTCCGATCGACAAACCAAATCGAATAGCATGCTCCACTGCGGCGCGATTCAGAACGGGCAACACACCAGGCAAAGCCAGATCAACCGGACAAGCTTGCGTATTGGGCCCCGCACCAAAGCGCGTGCTTGCACCACTAAAAATTTTGGATTGGGTTTGCAGCTGCGTGTGGGTTTCTAGCCCGATGACTACCTCCCATTGCATCATGCCACCTCGCCTGCTTGACGCAAATGCCAGTCACTGGCTTGCTGATACTGATGTGCAACTTGTAATAACTTGCCTTCAGAAAAATAATTGCCGATTAATTGCATACCGATTGGTAAGTTTTTTGAATTAAATCCGCAGGGCGCACTCATCGCAGGTAAGCCCGCTAAGTTGGCTGACAAGGTATAAATATCTTCCAGGTACATCTGCAGTGGATCTTTTGACTTATCGCCCAGACGCCAAGCTACATCAGGTGCAACGGGGCCAAGAATGACATCACAATTTTGGAACGCAGTCTGAAAGTCAGCGGCAATAATGCGGCGAATCTTTTGGGCTTGTAAATAATACGCATCGTAATAGCCATGAGACAGAACGTAAGTACCAATCAAGATGCGGCGTTTAACCTCGGCACCAAAACCTTCGGTACGGGATTTTTTATACATGTCATTCAAATCGCGATACTCATTAGCACGGTAACCATAACGCACACCATCAAAGCGACTTAAATTGCTTGAAGCTTCAGCGGGCGCCAGAACGTAATAGACCGGAATAGAAAGCTTGGTCTTTGGCAGGCTTACCTCCACAATCTGCGCGCCCAAGCCTTCTAATAATTTTGCAGCTGCGTGAACAGATTTAGCAACTTCTTCAGATAAGCCTTCTGCAAAAAATTCTTTTGGCATACCAATGCGCAAACCTTCCAGAGGTTTTGCAGAATTTGAATTTCCTTCGTGCCATGGCTGATTGAGATAGCGTGAATAATCTTCACCAGAATCTGCTAAAGAAGTTGAGTCACGTGGATCGTGGGAAGACATGGCAGATAACAACAAAGCGCAATCTTCAGCGCTTTTACCCATGGGTCCAGCTTGATCTAAAGATGATGCATAGGCGATCATGCCGTAGCGAGATACACGGCCGTAACTTGGCTTAATCCCGGTCAGCCCACAGAACGCAGCAGGTTGGCGAATGGATCCACCAGTATCAGTTCCAGTGGCAATTGGCGCCAAGCCTGCCGCTACTGCAGCTGCTGAGCCGCCCGATGAGCCACCCGCAACATAATCTGTATTCCAGGGGTTTAACACTGGACCATAAGCAGAGTTTTCATTGGAAGAGCCCATCGCAAACTCGTCCATATTGGTTTTGCCTAGGCAAACCATTCCAGCCCCATGGCTATTAGCCTCGTCTGGCATACCCAAATTGGCCACCACCGTTGCGTCGAAAGGACTTTGATAGTTCTCTAACATTTTTGATGCTGCAGTGGATTTCCAGCCCCGCGTTACAAAAACGTCTTTATGTGCAATCGGGATGCCAGTTAATTTGCCTGCCTTACCTGTGGCCCTTAAGGCATCGGCCTGGGCAGCCTGCACCAGACTGAGATCGGGATTAACGTCCAGATAAGCGTTGAATACTTCACCCGCTGCAATGCGGTCTAAAAAGTACTGGGTTAACTCAACGCTGGAGACCTGTTTAGCCTCCAGAGCCTTTGCCAGTAGGGTGATCGGGGTTTTATGCCAACTCATTCAATTACCTTAGGCACCAAGAAATAACCATCTTGCTCCGCCGGGGCAGAAAGCATATTTTCAGCCCGATGGTCAGATTCGGTGACCTGATCCGCCCTCAGTGGCTGGGCTAGTTGACGCAAAAAGAGAATGGGGTGGGCCAAAGGCTCAAGCCCCGTGGTATCTACCGCCTGCATCTCTTCCACCAGAGAAAAAACCGCCTGTAACTGGGGTAAAATTGCCTGAGCTTCTGCGGGATTTAATTCCAATCTAGATAAGTGCGCAATGCGCTGAACATCGTCAAGTTTCATGAGGCGCTAGAGTATCATTCCTATATATATTTATTAACACTTCTTATTTTCCCACTACATCATGTTTGGTTTTTTTCGTAACTACTTTGCCAATGACCTAGCCATCGACCTAGGTACCGCCAACACCTTAATTTATATGCGTGAGCGGGGTATTGTGCTCGATGAGCCCTCAGTTGTGGCAATCCGCCAAGAAGGCGGTCCAAATGGCAAAAAGACCATTTTGGCCGTAGGAAAAGAAGCTAAAGCCATGCTGGGACGCGTTCCCGGCAATATCGAGGCGATTCGCCCTATGAAAGACGGTGTGATTGCCGATTTCACGATCACCGAGCAGATGCTCAAGCAATTTATCAAAATGGTTCATGAGAGTAAGCTTCTTAAGCCAAGCCCTCGCATCATTATTTGCGTTCCTTGTGGATCAACTCAGGTTGAGCGTCGCGCTATTCGCGAATCTGCTCTTGGGGCTGGTGCGTCACAAGTTTTCTTAATTGAAGAACCCATGGCTGCTGCCATTGGTGCAGGCTTACCCGTTTCCGAAGCTGCAGGCTCCATGGTGGTAGATATCGGTGGTGGCACAACTGAAGTTGGCGTTATGTCTTTAGGCGGCATGGTCTACAAAGGATCAGTGCGCGTTGGTGGCGACAAGTTTGATGAAGCGATTACCAACTATATACGTCGTAACTATGGCATGTTGATCGGCGAGCAAACTGCTGAGTTGATCAAAAAAACCGTTGGCTCTGCATTCCCTGGTACTGAAGTGCGCGAGATGGAAGTAAAAGGTCGTAACCTTTCTGAAGGTATTCCTCGTAGTTTCACTGTCACCAGCAATGAAATTCTGGAAGCGTTAACCGATCCGCTCAATCAAATTGTGACTGCAGTCAAAGCAGCGCTTGAACTAACTCCTCCCGAATTGGCATCAGACATTGCTGAGCGCGGCATGATGTTGACCGGTGGTGGCGCACTTTTGCGTGACCTTGATCGCTTACTGCTTGAAGAAACGGGTCTGCCAATTCATATTGCAGAAGATCCTTTGACCTGCGTAGCGCGTGGCTCTGGTATTGCTTTAGAGCGCATGGACAAGCTAGGCGGAGTGTTCTCGCAAGAGTAAACGCTTTTCACATCGACCAGTGCATTGCAATATAGCGCTCCACCTCTTTTTCGACAGGGCATTCCGGCCTTAGTCAAATTGATTGTCTGTCTTTCAATC comes from Polynucleobacter paneuropaeus and encodes:
- the gatC gene encoding Asp-tRNA(Asn)/Glu-tRNA(Gln) amidotransferase subunit GatC; translation: MKLDDVQRIAHLSRLELNPAEAQAILPQLQAVFSLVEEMQAVDTTGLEPLAHPILFLRQLAQPLRADQVTESDHRAENMLSAPAEQDGYFLVPKVIE
- a CDS encoding rod shape-determining protein, which produces MFGFFRNYFANDLAIDLGTANTLIYMRERGIVLDEPSVVAIRQEGGPNGKKTILAVGKEAKAMLGRVPGNIEAIRPMKDGVIADFTITEQMLKQFIKMVHESKLLKPSPRIIICVPCGSTQVERRAIRESALGAGASQVFLIEEPMAAAIGAGLPVSEAAGSMVVDIGGGTTEVGVMSLGGMVYKGSVRVGGDKFDEAITNYIRRNYGMLIGEQTAELIKKTVGSAFPGTEVREMEVKGRNLSEGIPRSFTVTSNEILEALTDPLNQIVTAVKAALELTPPELASDIAERGMMLTGGGALLRDLDRLLLEETGLPIHIAEDPLTCVARGSGIALERMDKLGGVFSQE